A stretch of DNA from Ailuropoda melanoleuca isolate Jingjing chromosome X, ASM200744v2, whole genome shotgun sequence:
ggcggGGAAGCGGGGCGGCCTCCGCAGAGAAGCTGCGCCTCCGCAACCGATCAGAGGCCACTTCGGCAAGCAGCCGCAGCGTCCATGTTGACGGCCCAAAGCGGAAGTCGTTAGGCAGAACGGAAGGGGAACCTGCAGGGGGACTTCCGACAGCAACCTGTGCTTTTTCTCCGGCTGTGCGGCCGTGACGCTGGGGGGCGCGTGGGAGTGAGGCGGGGCCGGCGCGCGGGCCGGGAAAGCGGAAGCGGGGGCTGCGCGTCGCCGGAAGCGGGTGTGAGGGAGGAGCCGGCTACGTCACCGCGAACGTCAGTAGTTGCCCCGCCCTTGCGTTCGCCGCCCTCCGGTGCTTAAAAGGCTCCAATTTACCCTGAGGTATTTATCAGCTCTCCCCAGTGGGGCGCAAACTCTGCTGGGGAGGCTCCCTCCCAAGATGTTCGTGAGTTGTGGTTTTGGAATCGCGAAGAAATTGTAGCGGCTGTGGCCGCTCTTGTGGCTTCTCAGATCTTTGCTCCTCCCACAGTCTGCTCATGCGCTTTTCGTGGGATAGAAAACGTTTCcgtcattggtttttttttttttttcccttaactgtGGGAAAAGATGTGAGAAAATATGATGGGGGTAGGAGCAGGGCTGCTGGCAGAATAACTTCACTTTAATGGAGTTGGACATATGCCGCTCTCGTTACCGACCCCCAAAGCCCGGGAGTTCTACCACAGAAACAGCCCTCAAATCCTCTACCGCTGGCTCTCACTTGGTTCTTGTCCCTGCTCTTGCAGTAGACGCCCTGCCCTCCCAgggttttcagttctttttctatGCCCTACCTCCACTTTTCCCCTTCAAAATCCACTTTTAGTATTTTGCTTCCTGCTTTAAAATGGTGATTCTCAACCGGGTCTGCACGTTGGAATCGTGGGGCGTGGGGGGCGgggctttaaaaaatgcttatgtCACGGTTATAGATTCGGCTTTAAGTGGTCTGATGTGAGGTATGGGTTCGaggtttttaaaagcttcctaTGTCCAGCTAAGGTATAAACCCACTGTTAAAAAGCGTCAGTTGTTGCGACCCTTTTTTGAAACACCCTTTTGCGGATTTCCTACCTGTAACTCTTAGGTGTAGGAGATGCCCTTGTTGTTCTTTAAGGTTAAAGTACTCTTATTGTCCACTTGGGTAGTTCTCAGTCATTCTTGAAGGCCATTCACCTGTCTTCCGTAGGTTGGAGTATTGTTGCTTGCTCCCTCTTTTGTGGCCTTAAAACACATTTACACGCAGTATCGTCATGGTACACATCAAAGTGCCTTAGGAGTACTTCCACCCCTTACAGGTGCAGCTGCTGGAGGGCAGAGACTATTGTTCTCCCTATGCAAGTTACCTCAGGGAACAAGCATTTTTCTGTTAGCCAGAATGGTACCATTTCTTTTGCAGTTGATTTGTTTTATTGAAGTTTCCCCCCTTTCTGAAAACTATTGActtgagttaaagaaaaaaaaaaagccgataGTCACATACACAGGAAAGATAGGTGATCCTGCAAGATGGTCTTTAAGGTCTTTTCTAACTCTTAGATTCTGATTCTGTGTGATGTTGACAGGATTTAACTCTGCCTTATTGCATATATTAAACACAGTTATACACCATGTCTTTTGGTATACATTCTATTTGGCAATAAGGTTCTATCTAGAGACAGTACAACCAActtgcaaataaaagaaaaagattaattgGATGGGGTGGTTTTAGAATAGAGAAAATTTCACCCACATCCATCAGATTAGATTCTATTGAAATTTCTGTGAGTTTCAatagatatctttaaaaattgaaaagtactTGTTAAAAAGGATATTCTAAAGGAAAACAGGACAAAGATCAAGGAATAGAATTGTGAGAGGTGCTATGCTTGAGTTGTTGGCAATAAGGGAGGTAATATAATTGAAAGCTCCTCAAAGAGTACCTCCCAACCTGATAGTGTAGCCACTGGACAAGTACAAGAAGTGCtagtgaagaaatgaatgaggagggagaaaaaatttTAGCATGTTTGGCTGAGTTACTAAAGGAATGACTCGTCCGAATCACTTTTGGAAATCgtgtaatttataattttaaagcctACAGTACAATGTTTGGCACtgtagtatatatacataattctttcacatttttcagTTGTTCCTCTATTTGGTCATCACCAGATGCTGTCACACTTCAGATAGTTTCAGAACTAGCAGCATGATATTTCCTCGGCTCTTCAATTGACCCAAACACTTGACATCTTTCATGAAGTCaatctaattttaataaaagaaattgattgcaaaatatgaagaaataaaagaacttttcCTTTTAAGCCCTCttgatggaaaaatgaaattgtgATAAATACAGTTTCATTGTGAAGTATACAGCTGCCCCTCAGACACAAATGGAtgggaaagaaattgaaaagtaattttttctttctttttatgagaTACTGCAGCCAGTTCCTccaaaacaagagcaaaaacagTAACTGCATTCATTCAAGAGATGCTCCGTTCATGGTAAAGTCGAACAAAGGAACTCACAATACTGTGAGTATGGTCTGACCAACCTAGAAAAAATGAGAACACTTTAATTGTTTTGCTTctaaaagaaaacccaaacttcTTACTGTGGTCTCTAAAGCCATTAGCAGAATGATCCTTGCCTGCTTCTCCACCATCTCCTGCCACTCTTTCCTTCACTTACTACACCTGTAACCTCACTGGGTCTAGTATGTGCTGTTTTCTATGGTGTTAGGGCTTGTCCACTGTTCCAAATATGGGAAGCACTTATTTCCCAGTTCTTCACATGGCTGGCTTCTCATCCTTCCAATATCAgcataaatgagaaaatcctTAGGAAGGCCTCCCCTTACTATATGAATTAGGAATGTACAAGGAATTTTGTTGCCTTATTGTAGAAGCCAAACCATATGAGTGATCTTAATTGTCTCAGTAGAAGAATGGCAAGTAAattactgtatttctttctttctttcttttaagatttgttgattttagagagggagagcgtgTGCATGAGTGAGCACACCcttgaggaggggaaggggcagagtaagagggagagagagaatccttaagcagactccccactgagtgtgaagccgACACAGGACTCAGTGTCAGGACCCTAAGatctgaaatcaggagttggctgcttaacctactgagccacccagctgccccaaattACTGTATTTCTATGTGACTGTTCAAATGAAGGAATTAAACCTACACGTACCAATGTGGATACATCTCAAAAATAATACTGAATGAAAACAGCAATCTTTTTTGATACCATTTctgtccattttaattttttattttttaaaatttaaattccagtatagttaacatacactgttatattattttcaggcgtacagtatagtgattcaacaattacataCATCACCCCGAGCTtgtgacaagtgcactccttactccccatcattTACTTTATCCATCCCCCgtccaccacctcccctctggtaaccatcagtttgttctctatacttaagagtctgtttcttcctttgtctctctttttttcctttgctcatttgttttgtttcttatttctgtccatttctgaagCCCACAAAATAACACTATAATTTCGTATATTGTAGtcaaagtaaaaaatgtaaatgaggaTGACAGCACTTTCAGTGTGGTAGTTACTTACAGGGAGGGGTAAGGGATGAGGTGGTATTTTATTGGTTATTAGCTATTTGTTAGATTTAATGAGTTTACTGAAGAAATACCTGAAGGAAATGTGGCAATATTAATATCTATTAAATCTGGGTGGGGAGAGATGATTGTTAATATATAATgtacttttcagtatttttaaagattccataatttgttaaagtttaaattaaaatgtttctattaGTATAATTTATACAGACTACCATAACAAACCtccaaatctcagtgacttaacACAGTAAGAGTTTATTTCTCGTGCTCACAAAGTTCTGGAAAGATGTACCTGATGGAGAAGCCCATACTACTCTAAGTAGTAACCCAGGGATCCAGGCTTCTTCTACCTTGAGAAGCCATCACTGTAACCGGGAGAGTTTTTTATGTCTACCCAAATTCCATTAGTCACAATTAGTCACATGGCCCTTTTAAAGGCTAGGAGCTGGATCCATCCGTGTTGTCTTAAATGGCAagaccttattcttttttatgcctaggtgatattcctttatatatataccacatcttgtatatccattcatctatcaatgaacacttaggttaCTTCTATAACTTGGTTatgataaataatgctgcagtgagggCCAGGGagtgagggatgggtgaaataggtgaaggggattaagaggtacaaatttccagtgaTAAGTtgcagagatgaaaagtacagcatagggaatgtagtcaataataatataataatgttatATGGAGACAGATAGTGActacttaccatggtgagcatagcttaatgtataaaattgttaaatcactatgttgtgtcCCTGAAATTAATAGAACTTGGTatatcaactgtacttcaataatgaattcttttttaagattttatcttagagagagtggggagaggagcagagggagagggacaagcagattctgcgctgagcgcagagcctgatgtagggctcaatctcacaaccctgagatcattgacctgagctgaaaccaagagtaaaacactcaaccaactgagccacccaggtgccccaataataaattctgtttaaaatatagGCTAGGGAGCTGGGAAATGCAGTCTTCTTCTGTGCCTAGGTAGAAAATGAAATGGTTTGGTGAACAAATAGCATTGTTTTTACCAGAAAATTAAAGTagtcttctctgtgtgtgtgtgtgtgtctctctctctctttttttttccttagagcaCAACCTCTGGAATCAGACCATTTAGGTTAAAATCCTAGCTTAACCACTTACCATCTGAATGCTTTCCAGCAAGTTATTTCAGTTCTtaggtctcaatttcctcatctataatagTAGTATTTACCTCAGAGGATGACTGTCAAGAATTAATGAGTTAACATTTGCAAACAGTAAGTGAtctataaatattaactattaccatcatcatcacttaGGAGTAATAATTCTTGCATTTGTTTTTTCGAATAACCTCTGAACTTACTGTCTTTTCCTATACTCATGTAGCTCTCTCTCtgatatccccagcacctagcatagtGTGCCTAGCTATCTGGCTTTAATGAATGAACGGGACAGGTATATTCCTTCATCTATACACTGTAGTTCTATTTATATTGTGTTCCTTTATTTGGGATTAAGATTGacttacatatatttacatgtgaAATGAAGTGTCTAGGGTTTCTGTGAAaacactttggggaaaaaagtgggCGGAGGTAGATGAAATACAATTGGCAACATGTTGAGAGTTATTGAAGTTGATAATGGATACATGGAAGTTACTTatcctctgttccttctcttatGTAGGTGTGAGAATATgcataataaaaagttttgaaaaattgaaaacgGGTAGTCGACTAAAGGTccagatctttttctttcctaatcagcagctttaaaaaaagtatatatatataatacataataaattaaagatatatttaataaattatatataatatatgtaattaaatatatattaaatctttcagatttttttaagacttctttttatttgagagagagagcacaagcagggggaggggcagagggagagggagagacagagcataagcagggagccagttgtggggcttgatccccaaggaccctgagatcatgacctgatcctaaatcagacacttaactgactgagccacccagacaccccatctttcagatttttaaaacatttgtataatttatagagtgtttaacattaaaaaaaactaccaGGAAACGTAAAATTATACCTGCTTGTAGAAGAGATGAAAgtgttaaaaatttaagaactttGGTTTCAGGCATTGAAATAAGAATGTTTGCAAGGagctctaaaaaaaaacaaaaacaaaaacacaccaaaaaaaacctCATCCAAATgtataatcttaaaaatttctAGCTGTGCTAAagttcaatgtctttttttttcacctcacAGTTACTTTTTTACAAaattttgtggtaagaacatttaagatctcttagcaagtttcaaatatacaacatgcgttaactatagtcaccatgctatatactagatccccagaacttataaACTGGAGGTTTATAACGTTTGACTAACATCTCCccgtttcccccacccccagcccctggcaaccaccaatctactctgTTTCTGTAAGTTTGGCTTTTTTGGATTCCTACATGTAAGTGCGATCATACAGTATgatctttgtctttctgtatctgacttactttacttagcatattGCCCTCAAAGTTTTAtccaaatggcagggtttccttttttatggctgaataatattcgtgtgtgtgtgtgtgtgtgcgcacgtgcatgtgtgtgtatgtctatagATAAGTAGatatcacattttttaatccattcattcatcaacagacaggttgtttccatgtcttggctgttgtgaacaataccacagtgaacatgggggtacagatacCTCTTTGTAAAATTCATTACCTTTTAAGTAAGTAATTTCTAATGGgtgaacaaaggagaaagaaaaagaaatcgaaagaaggaagaaggaacccATTTAGAATATAGTTAAAGTCTTCATTAAGAGATAAAAATCTTATcttgcctggggcgcctgggtggcacagcggttatggctcagggcgtgatcccggcgttatgggatcgagcctcacatcaggctcctctgctatgagcctgcttcttcctctcccactccccctgcttgtgttccctctctctctggctgtctctatctctatcgaataaataaataaaatttaaaaaaaaaagtcttagcttGCCTTGTTCTATCTGTGTTAGGGAAGAACCCCAACCTCTGGATTTCCAAGAGTAAACCGGCCATCCATAGGTCCTAAAAGTAGACCATATGATCAGAGTGAGTCTCAGTGCACCAGACAGCAGGGGCACCACCACAGTAGCTCTGGTTCTCATGCCCCCAAGTCCCATGGCATGATGTGATGGGCCCAGATGGAGACCCTGTGCTCAGTGAGCTGCATCATAACTGAGAAACCCGGGGCCCACGGTTCAATGCCTTAACTCTTAGCAGTCAGATTGAAACAAGATTGCACTGGTGCACGCGTGAGGAGGGAGCTGAGATGTCAGGCCCAGCCCAGCGGTCCTGCTTTTTTGTTAGGGTACCAGGCAGAGATGAATAGCCCTGCCATCCTGAGGATGGCCAGCACAGCAGAATAGTTCCAATATGGCCAAGCCCACATGAGTTTTTCTGTGTTCATAACACAGGGATGAGATGACAAACCCAGCAGCAGGGTCATAGTGTTACTTGCAGGTGCTGCTTGACTCATATGAACCATGTGACTGTTTTGTGATGCTGCAGTGCTGGGTGAAGGGGACAAAGAAAGCATTACATgttcccaccccttcccctcacaCACACCTTGTAGGGATGAAGATGTCCCATCATGAGGTCTCGGTTATTGTTCCCTTTCCATGGCCACCTAGTTCATTTGGTCTAAGTCAGTAGCCACTATGTCTCTCTTCACTCAGCTaactcccacctccacccagaCCTCCTTCCATTTCAGATGAACACCATGGTAGAACTTGATGTCCCCTGTCATCAAGCAGGCCACTGTAGGGATACTCTAAGGCTCATGAATTTCACCAACTGATTGTTCTCCTCATGGCCAGTGCTCTTCCACCCCCAACAACTGAAACCAAGTGGTAGCAGAAGCAAAGATTGTATTTACCTTCCCCCTGTGGTCTAACTGCCACCTTAAGATGAAACCAGTCAGACTTCCCAGGCACTAGgaccagaggagaaaaaagaagtggaGGGACTAGAGATTGTGGGGATGAAATCATAAATACGGAATACCCCGTCTCCCGTTGCTCCCACCCTTTCAGTCCTGACCTTCCCTACTCAGCTGTTCCAAAGGAGATGTTCCCTTGGAAGCCTGATAGGCCACATGGTCATCAGTTTCTCCTGGGTGGACCATTTCTACAAGTGTCCACGTGGGCTACATAGATGTCCTGTTGGGCTGTAGCAACAGCTTTTCCAAGTTCGCAGCCCCACAGAGGGGTGTCTTTACTACACCAGTCAGTCATCATCCAGGTGCCTGACCTGAGAGCTAGGGAATGCCACAGCCCAAGAGTCAGGAAAAATATAACATGGGTGTCCCTCAGCAGTACTGCCTAGGGCAAGGATGATGGCTTTCAGTTTGGCCCATTGTACTGAACCAGTCCTTACCACAGTGTTTCTAACAGAGCTTTGGGGGGCTGGACAGCTGCTGCTGCCCAGGACACATCATCAGCTTTTAGTTCGGCCGAGCCATCAGTAAGCCAAGCCCAAGCATCCTCAGAGACACTCTGGAGGTGGGGTCCCTATGTAACTGGAGGCTGCCTCTATGAGTGATCTAGGAGAGGGAGCTACAGTGGCCCCTAAAGCTGTGGCCATGGTATCTTCATGTGAGGAAGACACACCTGTGGGACTAGGCATGCCATTttcattaaataagaaaagactGTTGTGCCTTTCTGATTCCGTTAGCATTGAGTAGAGCCAACCTAAGATGAGAATATCTAGGTGCATTGTAACCCAGAGGTACTGTGTGAGATGCTCAGTCTCTCCAAGTGCCTGCCCAATAGCAGACCAGTAGCTCTTTTGCAAATGGAATGTCGTGGGTAGATGTCAGGGTGGCAGCAAGTCCAGAACCCCCGGGATGCCTCCGAGCAGAAGCAGTCTTCCTTTGCCAGAGGTGTACAACAAGTGTCCAGAGAGCCAGACTCAGATGGTTACAGTTAATTCCCTTCCTCATATTACTTCATTTCCAGTTCTGGCCAGGTGAATGCATGGCTGTGAACGAGCACTGGTGTTCGAGTGAGTCATAAAAATTTTTATCCTGCTTCCTTGCCCTCCCTTCACCTCATTGTGCCTCATTAGAGATTAAGGCCTCTGGTCTGCCCTGGGAGGGGAGAAACCTCAACTCCCATCCTTAGTCCCCTTTCTCCTTAATCCGAAGGAGGAATTTGTTGTAAGGCTGCCACTTGGCTTCTTAGTTCCTCCAGTAGAGAGAACGATTTCTGTGGAGGGATCTGGTTTCATAGAAGCACTCTCAGTTCCAGCTGGGAGGACAGAtgtctgctgcccctcccccccatggcTCAATGTCCAGACTAAATTTCTTTGGTCCTCACCCTGTCAATCTCCTCTGTGGGTAGCCCTTGCTTACAGCCATATCCACATTGCCTTATGGGTCCCGTTGGAGGGAGTTTGATATTCCCTTCCTTAGTTTTGTCTTGCagagtttttgcttgtttgggttGCCCATCTTTAtcccaggcatttttttttaagattttatttatttatttgacagagagagacggccagcgagagagggaacacaagcagggggagtgggagaggaagaagcaggcccctggtggagaagcctgatgtggggctctatcccagaacgccaggatcacaccctgagccgaaggcagacgcttaacgactgcgccacccaggcgcccctatcccaGGCATTTTTTGGCTCAGTGTCATCACCGCCTACCACA
This window harbors:
- the MED14OS gene encoding LOW QUALITY PROTEIN: putative uncharacterized protein MED14OS (The sequence of the model RefSeq protein was modified relative to this genomic sequence to represent the inferred CDS: deleted 1 base in 1 codon; substituted 1 base at 1 genomic stop codon), which encodes MATKPSSLPGARSPRLTGRGQSRRRLAPGRLRTGSRALAAEARPHVATSPPAPATGRGRRGGRGSGAAPQRSCASATDQRPLRQAAAASMLTAQSGSRXAERKGNLQGDFRQQPVLFLRLCGRDAGGRVGVRRGRRAGRESGSGGCASPEAGVREEPATSPRTSVVAPPLRSPPSGA